Within Raineyella sp. W15-4, the genomic segment TGGCCTCGGGGCCGTACGTCACGGCGGTGTCGAAGATCTCGTCGATCTCGACCACCGGCAACGCGAACTGGTTCAGGCCTGCCAGGGCTGCCCGCGCGGATTCCGGCGTCGCCTCGACCCCGGCGCGCGCGTTGGCCTCGATCAGCGGGTTGAGCTCGTCCAGATAGGCACGGAAGGCGGGATGGAGACTCATGCGGCCACCTCGCTCCGCGGCTCCTCGCTGCGGGTGCGGGCCAGGTGCCGCGCCAGCAGTATCGCGCCGATGAGGAAGGTCGCCTCGACGATCACGATGAAGACCAGCGGGGCCAGCGAGACCGGTACGTTGCCCGGGCCGAGGCCTCCGGTGGCGTCGGCGATCCAGGCGAAGATCTGGATGAAGACGACCGACCCCGCGTAGCTCACCGCCCAGAAGATCGAGAAGGTCACCGAGATCTGGCGCGGGGTCGCCCCCGGCCGGATGAAGGCCAACTGTACGAAGAACGGCATCGGGAAGAAGATCGCCAGACCGAGGATGACCCCGACCAGGGTCGCGAACCGGTGCTCGGTGAGGGCGAGCACCGCGGCGGCGCTGAGCAACTGCACGGCCGCGCTGACCACCACCACCCGCGGCTTGAGGACGTTCGGCACCTTGGCCGCGATGGCGGTGCCGCTGAGGGCGCCGATGACACCGGCATAGACGACCCACCGGACAGTGTCGGCGTCCATGAAGGTGAAGGCAACGATGTAGTAGGACAGCAGACCGGTGTAGGCGAGTGCGAAGACCCAGTTGAACCACTCCCGGAAGCCGTCGCGCAGGGTGTACGAGGCGTCCACCGCGACCTCGCTCGCCCGCTCCTTGGGCAGGCCGCGGGAGACGAGCAGCCACAACGCGAGGATGGCGGCCGACAGCGCGGCGGCGGTGATCACCGCGCCGGTCGGGTTCGCGTCCATCCGTACGGCGAAGGTCAGCGCCACCGCCAGGCCGGTGTTGAACGCGACCGAGTTGACACCGTTGACTACCTGCAGCTCGCGCCCGGTGAAGATCTTCGCCACGATCGCGGACATGAACACGACGGTCAGGGCGCCCCCCAGGCCGAGCACGAACCGGATGAAGAACACCAGCGGATAGGCCGAGGTCAGCGAGATCAGGCCACCGAAGATGATCAGCGCCGACCCGAACGTCAGCGCGTTGCGGGGGCCGAGCCGCAGCAGCACGTCGGCCGCGACAAGACTGCCGACCACCTGGGCGATGGTGATGGCATTGGTGAGCAGGGCCGTCTGCGAGGCGTTGAAGCCGTGGCTGGCCACGTAGTGGTCGCCGGCCCGCCAGCCGACGGCGAACAGCAGGTAGGTGAGGAACAGGATCGCGGCCACCAGGTATCTGGTGGCCGGGGGGACGGTCGGGACGGAGGACGCCGTGGCGTCCGGCGCGTCGGTCATGAGTGGTCTACTCCTCGTCGGGGGGCAATGCCCGTGTCCATCCGGTGGCCGGGCGGACGACAGTCAACAGTGGACGCACAGCTGCCACATCCCCCGTACAGGGTGGGCCGGCCTCCCCGATGGTGGCCGATCCACAGCTACCGACCCCTGCCGGTGTCCGGCCCGGTCACGTAGGGTCGAGAAGGCAGACCTGACCGCCCGAGCCCCTGAGGAGTGGCCGTGCAGAAGATCGTCCCGAACCTGTGGTTCGACCGCAATGCGGAAGAAGCCGCCACGTTCTACACCTCCGTGTTCCCCGATGCGCGGATCGTCGACACCGTCCGCTACCCCACCGAGGGACTCCCCGACTTCCAGCAGGACTTCGCCGGCGAAGTGCTGACCGTCGAGTTCGAGCTGGCGGGCCAGCCGTTCACCGCGATCAACGGCGGCCCGGTGTTCTCCTTCACCCCGGCGAGCTCGTTCTTCGTCGGCTTCGACACCGGCAAGGACCCGCAGGCCCGCGAGCAGCTGGACGCCCTGTGGGCCGCCCTGGCCGACGGCGGTGAGGTCCTGATGCCACTCGGCGAGTACCCGTTCAGCCCGCACTACGGCTGGGTGCAGGACAGGTACGGGCTCAGCTGGCAACTGATGCTCGGCAACCCGGAGGGCGACTGGCGCCCGACCATCGTGCCGTGTCTGCTGTTCGGCGACACCGCGCAGAATCGCGCCGGCGAGGCTCTCGACTACTACCTGTCGGTCTTCCCCGACTCCCGCCGCGGCCAGCTGGTCCACTACCCGGAGACGACCGGTACGGCCGCGGCGGGAGCGGTGATGTACGGCGACGTCGAGCTGGCCGGGGTCTGGATCGCGGCGATGGACTCCAGCGCGCCGCAGCCCTCCA encodes:
- a CDS encoding MFS transporter; the encoded protein is MTDAPDATASSVPTVPPATRYLVAAILFLTYLLFAVGWRAGDHYVASHGFNASQTALLTNAITIAQVVGSLVAADVLLRLGPRNALTFGSALIIFGGLISLTSAYPLVFFIRFVLGLGGALTVVFMSAIVAKIFTGRELQVVNGVNSVAFNTGLAVALTFAVRMDANPTGAVITAAALSAAILALWLLVSRGLPKERASEVAVDASYTLRDGFREWFNWVFALAYTGLLSYYIVAFTFMDADTVRWVVYAGVIGALSGTAIAAKVPNVLKPRVVVVSAAVQLLSAAAVLALTEHRFATLVGVILGLAIFFPMPFFVQLAFIRPGATPRQISVTFSIFWAVSYAGSVVFIQIFAWIADATGGLGPGNVPVSLAPLVFIVIVEATFLIGAILLARHLARTRSEEPRSEVAA
- a CDS encoding VOC family protein yields the protein MQKIVPNLWFDRNAEEAATFYTSVFPDARIVDTVRYPTEGLPDFQQDFAGEVLTVEFELAGQPFTAINGGPVFSFTPASSFFVGFDTGKDPQAREQLDALWAALADGGEVLMPLGEYPFSPHYGWVQDRYGLSWQLMLGNPEGDWRPTIVPCLLFGDTAQNRAGEALDYYLSVFPDSRRGQLVHYPETTGTAAAGAVMYGDVELAGVWIAAMDSSAPQPSTFNEAVSYTVTCADQAEIDRYWAQLSKVPEAEQCGWCKDQFGVSWQIIPADMGTLMARPNAYQHMLAMKKLVIDAF